The Myripristis murdjan chromosome 8, fMyrMur1.1, whole genome shotgun sequence genomic sequence ctgagagaaagagagacagagagagaaggtgaggatgagagaggatgatataataaacaaacaaagtttttaaaaaatgtttttagccTCCTAAAAGAAGCAGGACGTCAGAGGGAGCCCCGAGCCGAGGTTTGAGAACCTCTGGTCTGCATGTGAATCAGACATGTTTCAGCAGGATCAGCCGTCTCACCTCTCACCTCTGCTGGACCGTTCCACTACTCGTGTCTGATTTGAATAAAAGCTTCATGAAGTTAGAGTTTAATGTTTATTAGTACACAAAGTTTCTCCCACCTGGAGTGCAGCGCCTGAATCTCTGCCAGCATGTCGCCCTGGCTGCTGTAGCGCTGCATCACCTCCAGCAGGGCGGCGCTCAGCTCCGACAGCCGGCCCCGCACACACTCCTCCAGCATGCCGCTCGTCTCCTGGTTCACCTGCAGAGGCAAAGTCCCATTCTGAGAAAGgttctcacagtgtgtgtgtgtgtgtgtgtgtgtgtgtgtgtggatggcgGATCATTCAGTCCTGTAGCAAGGCATCATCTGGAGGTTCTGTTTGAATTCTAACAGCTTAATTTCCTGGCAGAATGGTGAATGGGAAGGGATGGGTTCGAATATTTTTAAAGGGCATTTCTGCAATTTTTAGATTATTTGTGTTAGTGAAATGCAGTACCTGATAAGTACTTGTAATTTGCTCACAGATATATGGGTTTTACTACTATAAATATGAGCTAGATAAATAGATTACTTTATTTACTGTATGATCAAAGGAACTGCAACAGCGATTcacataaatgacaaaaaagacaCATAAAATGTACGGGTAGGTTTCTGAATATCTTTAAGGTATATACAGtaattctaaataaataatcatcacATATTCAGCGTCTAGTGTGGAGTATCAGGGTATTTGATTACAAATTCACCTGCAGCCTGAAGCGGTCGTTGTGGTCATAGCTGATTGACAGCTTGAGCGGCTGCAGCTCGCTGGACGAGAGGTTTCCGTGGGGGCGGGGCCGCAGCTCGACACacagttctgattggctgaccgACACAACTTTAATCTGCGAGGCATCCTGAACGTTGGACACATAGTCCTGCAGGCTGGAGGTCAACAGGAACTTTGATCAGCACATCACAAGAATCTATTCACACTCATGAACTTACAGCTGCActcagtgatttctgaccactagagggcgctgagAGGCcaaactccatttgtaaaaaaacacagtcagccCTGCCTCTGGGCTCACAGCAGCTTGgctgaacaaaacagaaagttaaggtgaaaaaaatgcattttcggatggaaatgagggatccATTTCATTCCCAtgaggctcctgttggattatctggattattttgtttctgagctccaatttgaaaatgtggtgaagctgcagactttgaGCGACAagataaacaattttttttaaaattaatttttacTTTAGATGCATTTATCGGCAGTGGTACTTTCTGAACCGGACGTTgacagcaaagagagaaaagaggtgaaaatggaaaatggcacAGCCTAGCGACTTGGTATTGGTTTATATAATTATGAGTGTAAAAGTCTCCATAAAGCACAGGTAAGTTTCAGGATTGTTTACAGGTTCTGAGATCCATAAGcgcaggtttaaaaaaaatgaagctctTGAATAGATAATAAAGTCTATGAGTACAGTCAGACTCAAAGTATTTTCTCAGAGCTCTGCTGGCAGGCCAGAATGGATTTTCAGACATACTGGTTTGctggagacaaaaaaacaaaacaaaaaacactacagTCTGGTCTTAAATATCTTAAttaaatctaatttaatatcTTATTTATTGTAAGATTTCTTGTTTGGTAAAAATATAATGTAGAAAGATGTGTAGTAATGAGAAGTCTGATTCTGCAGTTTTACAATATTAATATTCAGCAAAATAATTGAAACAATATTACTTGTCAGTATTACATGTCACTCACTCATCTTTGAGAAGCTGCCAGTTGCCAAGGCGACCGAGCACCGCGTCCGACTCCGCCCTCAGCTGAGCCAGCTGACCTTTAGACACACGCAAAGCATTGTGGGCCTTCTGCAGCGACTCCTCCAGCTGCTCGCTCTGCTCTTTCTGTCAGAGAGCAAAAGGGGAGGGAAGAGAGtttcaaaaataatttataaaatatttacataaaaacagagtTTACAAAGAGCTTCAGACTCCGACCTCAGACTATTTTAATAAGAGAATGCTTTCCGCTGAAACAATTAATCGATAAATTGGTCAATCCACAGAAAACTTATCAATGATAGCCTGGCAAACTTTTtggtcatttatcaagtaaaaatgccagACAATTCCTTCATTAAGATCACTAAGATGTGAAGTttatcttcctattctccatgcatatcattataaaatgacAACTTTGGattctgatcacttcccatgagagtttgacattatttttttatttttaaccctttatacactaaatgattgattgattaattgaaaaaagaaTTAACACATTTGTTGACATTTGCTCCTCATAATTTCCAGATTTATTCACTTTATGAAGGAAAACTATGATGTGAcccgtgtgtgtgcgtgtgtgtgcgtaccttcttctgcagctgctggatgagctgtgtgagtgtgtgtcgtCTGGTGTTAATCTGCTCCATGCGGGCTTGGAGGGCGGTGAGCAGAGCCTCTGTCTGCTCCACGCCACTACGGCTCTCCGCCTTCAGAGCCTTCCACCGGCTGCGAGCTGCGCTGTCTgaccacacccacacacacacacacacacacacacacacacacacattcacagtcatAAAAGCATACAGGCACAAACTTGGAGATGCACTTGCAGTAAAGAAATGGAAATCAGCAACTTCACAAGCCTTTGCAGTGGACAGGATACACACAGACGGgtgacaaatgaaagaaaaagacagtgtAAAGTGTCTTAGTGAGGTGTTTGGCCACCGGGAGCTCCAAGAAGAGCTTCAACACTCCTCAGCAGAGATTCTCCAAGTGTCTGAAATTCggctggaggagatggagatccATTCCTCCAAAAGATATTCCCTCAGTTGGTATTTCGATGATGGTGCTGGAGAGTCCAAAGTCTCCCAGCTGGGTTGAGATGTGGTGAGTGTGAAGGCCACAGCATCATGATTtacatcatcaccaccatcatcatcatactgtgtgtgtgtgtgtgtgtgtgtgtgtgtgtgtgtgtgtgtgtgtgtgtgtgtgtgtgtgtctgtgtgtgtaccaggGTTGGGGGGGCAGGGCTTTGTCAGCAGTTGCCGAGCAGAGTCCAGTTCTGCTAGTACAGCCGTCATGGAGTCCAGGACAGACAGCTGACGCCACAGGACCTTGTGGATACGACGGCTgtcctgcacatgcacatgcacacgcacacgcacacgcacgcgcgcacacacgcacgcacacacacacacacacacacacacacacacacacacacacacacacacacacacacacacacacacacaattaagaCATAAACCTTTTCTCTCAGCAGCAGAGCTGTGCAGATAGACACACAAGCAGCCACTCGTGAGCtggatcagagagagagagagagcgagaagagAAACacgagacagagagaataaaagatgttaaagacagagacagacaggcagacagacagacagaccatgAGATATGGCACCATCCTGGCCGCCTCCACGCAGTCAGCCTGCTCCGAGTCTCCGTACAGCTCCAGCAGAGCCGGGTCACATCGCTCCAGCACCCTGAGGtgaacagcaacacagagcaaTGCGTCACAACGTGGCTTTGTCGAGCAATCTCTTCTTTCTAACAGGCCCTGAAGGCAACATGAGATCCAGCCAACTGAAAAAAGATGACTGGCtgacggctctcccctttgcagacatgcccacctcctgctaatcccatgcagtttgggccacaaagcctgcagtccacatgtgttcttgtggcctgttgtaaaatggtgtgtgtgtgcagactggggcctaaacagtcttggagctgcatcagttggctttgactggaaagctgagactcttgtggattcaatgagccacatttgattcatgtgtgatgatgctggcccccatagcagccatttcactgcaggcagagactttttttcaaacttgatgtcactgtataaaatgacctctagtgacctctaggataatcacagcctcatgaaactttaccacaataaactagagagcgaggccgttcagaggacgTCTGGCTTCCAGGAAGGGATGTATTCACAATAAAGGGAGCTCCTGAGCAACTTCCAAAACAGGATGCTCGCCATCcaatcactgaaaaatgcaattgtTACAGAAAtcaccaaatgtttttttgacacTAAATCAAAGCATGTATTTTTCTATGGTGGTCCTCGAGGTCtcggtgtcctaatgtggtattttgaaGGGATTCTAACCAATTTTATTAATTCTCgagtggtcaaaaatggttaaattttgcaccaactctgtgtaacaaatggtatcaacataAACATTGCTGCACCAACTTATGAGACATAATCTCCATTCTCTGGAActctggaacagcctgccggaggatCTGAGAGGAGCCGGAAACATTGAAACTTTTAAACGTAGACTAAAAACCCATCTCTTTGGTCTGGCCTTTATGTAGTGTCTTATAATATTAgaattttatagttttataggtaTTCTACTTCTTATttactattaattattttatctgtatttgttttattgttatttattgacagtttctattatattctacattctatcttattatttttcatctttttttatatatatattttattcagtatcttattcttgagttattttattattgctgtgtctttgttgttttaaatcatttcatattgtttttatatttttattcagtatcttatttcttgagttattttattattgctgtgtttttactgttttaaattatttcatattgtttttatatttttattcggtatcttattcttgagttattttattattgctgtgtctttattgttttaaatcgttccatattgttttttaatattttattcagtattttattttatttttatttatttattttaaattaaccatattttatgagtgtgcatcggtctccttgtcctttcacttcttattttatgcttatttgtcaatcaagatgtaaagcaccttgaatatcatgcatttgtttgaaaggtgcaatataaataaaatttgattgattgatgataaTCGTTCATGGAAATGACCATCATAATGTTTGACCCCATATACAAAAAAGGCTCATAACCAAAGCACAGTGTGTATTACGGATTTATGACTATAATAACATGACACAcggtgctgagctgcatctcagaTTAATCATCTCACTAAAATGGATCTAAGAAGAAGATTATATGAAGTCAGATAAGACCTGCAGTGTCAAACTGACATTTGGttgaaaactaaaaataaactcTGCTAGCTTCGCTTTAAGTTACTGCGGGGTAGTTAGCATTATCGTCGGTAATTTAACGTTACCGTcttatttcattctgttttcagATGCCGAAAGTTAGCTAAGTGAGATAGTTAACCGTTTGAAAGAAAAAATCACCGGTGTAAGCGACAGACAATGAAATTTAAAGtataaacattttgaaaaggcTTACTGTTGAGCAACGGccatttctgttttcaaataCCAGCGCCACggttcttgttcttcttcttctctcggGTTACTGGCGGCTTGCAAACAGCTGAAGGTGCACACCGCCACCTACAGTACAAGAGTGTAACATCATGTCATTTTACTCTTTCTTAAATTCGACCCACCAACTTGTGTGTTTCTTAAGAACTTAAATAGTCCCTCTTGGTGATTCTtatcccctctccctctccatcaaCGCCACGgctcttcttcttattattatttttcttctttctcaattttaattttgtgcaataatccatattcaataccatacttatgtgcaataacctatagtgcaataactcctgtccatgtttgcacttgtacatatattttttttctttctttttattctatatatatttatatttatatttatattcctgtctttattttcttgactatttgctctttttactttacactttgaatgggagttgttattgtaacaaaaagtaatttccccttggagatcaataaagtattctgattctgattctgataacgGCGAGCTGCAAACTAAAACTCTATCCACTAACCCTCGTGTTACCTTCAAAtacactaacatttttttttttttttttttatcagttggggtcaattcaaccccagtaatttaaaccacaaaaaaaaattattagaaTATAAATCGTCTCCCAAGTTTGCGTGTCAGctactttatgtgtcttgttgacttcCTAAATagctatttaaataaaacataaggtTTTGAGGTTGTGTTTGCTCGGGGTTTGTTATGTTTAGCCCCACGTTGAATGCAGTCCATCTCTGCCTGTGAACTGTTACATGAAATGGGACTTTAGACTTGAATGTAGCGGAGAATGACATCTGAATTTtgatgcttgtttgtttgtttgtttgtttatcaataaaatgttatttgggTTGTTTGTTCTATGTTTTACCTGGAAGTTAGGAGATATTATGACACCATTCATTCAAAACAGGGCTAAATTCAGCTAAGTTGACTTAGATGCGGATTGGAGGCTGATGTTGCATTCATGTCGagtgggaggaagaaaaaggtaGATGCCCTGCAGTCTTCCTAACACAAAATAAACCTCGCCTCAGCTCTCAGGTGGTGGATAACAGGATCTGTATGGCTTCCTGAATCGCAAGCGGGTGAAATCAAATATGCTATAATTTTGCATTGGGTGGAAAAACGTGACTTCAGATGTAATACGGCAGTGGAGTGAGATAAAGCCTGACCGACAGCTGATGGATCATCCTGCGGCTGCTGGGAGTCTGCCTCCCGTTGCATAGCAACCCGGGACGCTGCGGGTCCCAACGTGGGAAGAGCCGCGCGCATGATCCGTCAAGTCAGGAggaatataatacagtacatcCGGGCAtatctttcacaataaaacccTGAGTGAGCCATTGAGCGTACTACCAGAGTCAGCTTAACccaattattattatctttggCGTCcgtttgaccccattcagtgtttaaagaCTCTCAATATAAGACTGACATAATTTCCTTTTGCGTCATATTTCATCAGCAACAGCTTTTGTTCTTCAGTCCAATAAGATTTTTAAGTAATTTAATCATGAAAAGTTGTGGGTAACGCATTTGTTGTCGAAGCAAACAGTTTTCAGTCTAGGATTTGCAATAATCATAGAACGCAGAGAGATAAATCAGCATTTATGGTCTGATAGAAACAGGTGAGAATCAACAGGAAATAAATGGGGCTTCACTTATATACTTGCAGAATACAGGGTTAATCCATAGAATATAGGTTTTCTGTAGCAGTCTGATTATCTTTGGGCTCattttgaccccattcaatgtttaacatctctaaatacatgattaacatatTTAGAATATGAATTAGCGCATTACTGATTTTCCCCATGACTTCTCGTAATAAGCTCAGGCTTTTACTCTGAACACCAGGCCGCTCCGTTCCCGGCTCAGTGTGTCCGTCTTGCCGCAGCTCCGCTCGGCTCCTCTCGGCTCAGCTCGGCTCCGCTCGGCTCCGTTCGGACGTTGGCTGTGAAGTTGCTGTTTTCGTTTGATTACCTGACAAGTTCCATCGATAAACTGCCAAGCTGCCAGCACCACCGGAATGACATGAGTGAGCCCGAACAGTTTCTCTGACTTTCTACTGccttcttttcctccatttttaaaCCGATATCGGCTCAACGAAAGGCAGAATTTGTTTGTTAAACTGCGACTTTGGAGTTTTGGAGTTTAAAAGTTGCCCAGTTTCGCTAGCAACGGCCCGCCGCGCCGGCTCCTGGAGCCGCTGTGTGAGGCAGCAACATGTCGGAGGAGGTCAGCTTACGGGACCTGCTGAGCCTGTCCATCGGCACCCCGGAGGCGGGGGCTGTGAACTTCAGCGCCCTGCACACCTTGCTGCTCGCCATGCTGGAGCAGCTGGGCCTCCGGGACGTCAAGATCAGCTGGAGGGAGGCTCCTGAGTGCAAGCCGCACGGCCAGCCCGGGCCCGGGGTGCACCCGGCTCAGCCCTTCGGCCACATCGAGGAGAAGCTGCGGCAGATCGAGAGGCACATCGCCCTGGTGGAGGAGCTGCCCACCGGCACCGAGCTGCTGGAGGGGACCACCTCATCCAAGATCCCGGTGAAGGACCTGTGGAGGCTGATGCAGCTCCGCTCCCGCATCCAGACCAACGAGGACGGCGTGTCCAGGgtgaatctatctatctatctatctatctatctatctgtctatctgtctatctatctatctatctatctatctatctatctatctatctctctctctcatattacaaacaaacaattctTCAGTTTTGTGAGTGACGTAAGAAAACGATTGTATATGTATTGTGATTGTACAAGTATTGCAAttcaatattatgatttattggtttttgttttttgaatgatcctcTGGTTTgtgatgtaaagtttcatgaggctgtgattatcctacaGATCTTTAAGTCTTTAGGACTttagctcatttttttttttttttacagtgatgtcaagtttgaaAAGATGGTCTCActccagtgaaatggctgctgtgggggccaacatcatcacacatgaatcaaatgtggctcattgaatccacaagagtctcagctttccagtcaaaatcAATGTCAAGTCAATGTAgaccccagtctgcacaaacacaccattttacagcaggccacaagaacacatgtggactgcaggctttgtggcccaaactgcatggaattagcagaaggtgggcgtgtctgcaaaggggagagccgtggctgcccagagaacccattttcattcacacatctggaggtcagaggtcaaaggaacCCACTGGAAACAGCCATGCttgtttttcccctcaccaAAATTATGTCTAAATTTGGAGCGATAATTAG encodes the following:
- the LOC115364432 gene encoding uncharacterized protein LOC115364432, with amino-acid sequence MAVAQQVLERCDPALLELYGDSEQADCVEAARMVPYLMDSRRIHKVLWRQLSVLDSMTAVLAELDSARQLLTKPCPPNPDSAARSRWKALKAESRSGVEQTEALLTALQARMEQINTRRHTLTQLIQQLQKKKEQSEQLEESLQKAHNALRVSKGQLAQLRAESDAVLGRLGNWQLLKDDLQDYVSNVQDASQIKVVSVSQSELCVELRPRPHGNLSSSELQPLKLSISYDHNDRFRLQVNQETSGMLEECVRGRLSELSAALLEVMQRYSSQGDMLAEIQALHSSFAIDWRPAQRQLVYLKSAAVVCFLQVEEGYPGSGRAKLTAVHRDTQPVDTATLQPHQENPSLTDWLVFLCSSPLI